In bacterium, the sequence TCTGGGTATTTTTCATCTCAGAGAATTTCTTTGCGATCTTTATAACCCAAACGCCAAAGAATATTACAAAGAATAGTATCTTGATTATTGAACCCATGTTATCACCTTATTCTTTTTTGGATTTTGTTTCCTTTGTACCGTCTGCGATCGAATCTCTCATCCCGGTATCTGCCTGAATATTCTTCATCTTGTAGTAGTCCATAATACCAAGATTTCCCTTTCTGAAAGCGTCTGCCATTGCTTTTGGTACTTCTGCTTCAGCTTCTGTAACCTTTGCTCTCATTTCCACAACTTTAGCTTTCATCTCCTGTTCCAAAGCAACAGCCATAGCACGGCGGCTTTCTGCCTTAGCCTGAGCTATCTGTTTATCTGCCTCAGCCTGTTTTGTCTGAAGTATTGCACCAATGTTATCTCCTACATCAACATCCGCAATATCTATTGAGAGTATTTCAAATGCAGTACCTGAATCAAGACCTTTCTCCAATACCTTTTTAGATATCATATCTGGATTTTCCAGCACTTTTTTATGTGTTTGTGCAGAACCAATTGTGGTTACGATTCCTTCTCCAACACGTGCAATAATCGTTTCTTCAGTTGCTCCTCCAACAAGCTGCTGGATATTGGTCTTAACGGTAACCCTGGCTTTTGCTCTTAGCTGAATTCCATCCATTGCTACTGCAGCTACAGTTGAAGCGCCTTTAGTGGGATCAGGGCAGTCAATTACCTTTGGCATTACACTTGTCTGTACAGCTTCAAGAACATTCCTGCCTGCAAGGTCAATTGCAGTTGCCTTTTTGAAATCAAGCGCTATTTCTGCCTTACTGGCTGATATTAAAGCCTTGACAACACTTTCCACATGGTATGTACCGCTTGCAGGTTTTCCCATTATTGGCTGACCGTCTGAAGCCAGATAATGCGCTTCAAGCTCATCCGAGGATATATCCAGGCCTGCTTTTACAGCCATAATTCTGGTATTCACTATAATGCTGGCTGGAACTCCTCTAAGTCTCATAATAACAAGTTTTATCATACTTACCGGTGCGCCTGATACCATTGCTCTAAGCCATAAGCTAAAGAATTTGGCAATAGTTATTACAAGCAAAACAGCTACTGCTATGAGTATAAACATTAATACTTTCATCTCTTTTTCTCCTTTTCGGTTATTGATTTTAGATTTTTCTTACAACAATTTTCTTTCCGCTGACCATCATCACCTTTACTTTTTCATTTTTTCGGACATAACCTCCTTCCGTTACGACATCAAACTTCTGCCCATTGATTTCAGCCTTTCCTGCAGGTCTCAGGAGGGTCAGAGCAATTCCTTCCTTATCTTTTATATCCTCCAAGCTGTCATGAGAGACGAATCCTTCATTTTTACTCTCTTTTTTAGAGAGAATAACATATTGTCCGAACTTTGTCTTTGGCAAAAACTTTAATGCAAGTATTATTGCTATACCTGCAAAAACCAGTTCCAGAAGCAGGGCATAAAAGCCTAATGAGGGATAATTTTTAAAGCATAGGAATATACTGCCAAATATTGCCAGACATCCGCCAAGGCCAAATATACCTCCAGGCACAAAGATTTCAATAAAGATGAATGTTATTCCTGCAATGAATAAAAGAATTATAGTCCACATTTAGTCAGCCTGCCTCCAAGTTTTTACTAAGATTCTGTTTCCCTCAACCTTCTCAACAACAATCTCGGCTCCTTCTTCAATAAAATCTCCGTCAGTCATTACGCTCCATAGTTTATCGTCTATCATTGCCTTGCCTGCCGGTCTGAGGTTTGTATGAGCAACCCCTCTCTTTCCAACCAGAGTATGCATCTCAGTAGATGAAGCGTTAAATCCGTTTTTCTGTTTTTCTGAGGCAGACAGAGCAAGCTGGCTCCATAATCCTTTATTCTTGGGAAGATATTTTAACAGCAGAGCAAATACTGTTCCTGAGGCTAAAATTGCACCACTGATTGTATAAAGAGCATTGTTTAATAAATTAAATTCCCATGAGAATTTGGGTATGGGCTGTTTTACAAGCGCGAGATATATTCCTGCCAGAATACAGAACAGTCCGCCTGATCCAACAAATCCAAATCCAGGTGTTATAAATAATTCAGTAAATAACAGCACAACCCCTATAATGAATAAAACTATATCCATAATATTTGCAAGTCCCACAATATAATGCCCCCAGAAAAATAGAGCCAAAAATATTACACTAATAGTTCCCCCAACTCCCCATCCAGGCGTTTTTATTTCAAACAGTAGTCCTAAGAATCCAAGTGTTAAAAGTAATGAGCTCACAATAGGATGTGTTAGAAATCTGACAACATGTTCTGCCCAGTTAGTACGAGTTTTTTTGATACTAAATTTATCCAGATTAAATAACCTCAATATCTCTTTAATGGACTTTGCCTCGTTTTTTGCAAGACCTATCTTTACAGCTTCAGATCCTGTGAGTGTAAGTAATTTGCCTTTTTTAATTATCTTTTTAACTTCAATGTCCTGATCAACCATTGCCTCTGCTAATTCTGTGGAATGATTGTTCTGTTCCGCTGCTGCTCTGAATGCTGAGCGCACAAAGGATATTTCTTTCTCACCTGTTTTTTCCTGACTCATACCAGCAAAACCAATTTTAACAGGAGAGGCTGCACCTATCATACTGCCCGGGGCAACAATTATGTGTTTACACGATAGAGCAATAAGCGCACCTGCGGATATGGCTCTTGGATTCACATACGCTATAGTAAGCATTTTTAGATTTGAAAGAGCGTCTTTTATATCTACTGCTGCATCAACCCTGCCGCCGTATGTTTTAATATCCAGAATCACTGCCTTAGCATTTGCCTTTTCTGCTTCCTGAACTGAACGTTTAACAAAGCTTGCAAGTCCCAGATCAATTATTCCATGAACAGGAATAATATATACATCTCCGTCTTCAGCATGTAAAAATTGACGATATGGGCATATTAAAGTAAGAAATAGCAATAATAAGATAAAACTTGTTTTAACTTTTCTCATTCTATCCTTTAATGTCTCTCAGATTTCTAAACATCAGGACATAAACCGCTGTTGAGGCTATCATTGCTAAACCTCCTGCTATTCTTAGAACTTGGACTTTCAAAGCAGAGCCCAGTATGGCATACAGAAGACCAAATGGTATACATATGCATATTCCATACACAATTGCGCATACAAGCAACGCCTTAAGTACATACCACCAGTTACCTTTTACGAGCTGTTTACTCCTTTTGAGAGCGCCAGTACTTCCAATCTCTTCAATTATACATACATAGGGAGCAAAACCGAACCAGATAAAAAATATAATACCAGGGATAATTAACAGTAAAAACCCTCCAAATGTTGACAGAAACACAAGAATGCTTACCCATGCATATGGGAAAATTTTTTCAAGACCCGCTTTGTAGGATTCTTTAATATTTGCAGTCCTACCTTCGAGAATATTATTTATCGCAAAAGTCAATCCTATGGAAGTAACCCAGTCGATGATAATTACAGGAAATGTGAATGCTTTGGAAATAGCTGTTAAACATCCTACTAGATAAAGTGCAGCAATTCCAAGAAGAATTACTATATTGTTCTTTATTACTGACCAGCTTATTTTCAGCAGTTCTCCAATTCCCATGAGCTCTTTTGTCTGTGGAGTTTCTTGAGGCTCTGAAGACGCAGATAAAGATTCATTATTCATAATATTTCCTCCCTTATTTTCCAAAGTCAAGCATATACCATAGGCCTCATAATTTACAAGACAAAAACCATTTCAAAACATCAAATCTCCATTCAAAATAATGCTAAATATTATTACCCCTTTATAATAACCGCCTTCTTTTTAAAATAAGCAAAAAGACCGCCAAAAATGAAACCTCCAATGTGTGCAAACCAAGCAATATTTGATACGCCTGTTGTCTTAAATGTAAAACCAAACATTAACTGGAATAAAACCCAAACTCCTAAATATAAAAATGCAGGCACACGCAATATTTTATAAATAACGAAAATATTAATCCTGGCTTTAGGATAAAAGATAAAATAAGCACCCATAATCCCAGATATTGCACCACTAGCACCCATCGTAGGTATTGACAAGTTCCAATTTAAAAAGCTATGTAATATGTTTGCAGATAACCCGCAACAAAGATAAAAAACAAGAAATCCAAAACGGCTAAATCTATCCTCAACATTACTCACAAAAAGCCATAGAAAGAACATATTTCCTATTAAATGAAGCAACCCTCCATGTAAAAACATGGAAGAAATTAAACCTATGCCTAAAAAATGTGCTGGGATTAAACCAAACTTCTGGACAAACGCAAATGGATCTCTAATAAAAAATACCTGACCTATAAAAATCAGCACACATAAAATCATTATGAAAATTGTTACTAAGGGTACCCTTTGTCTCGGAGTATCGTCTGAAAGAGGAATAATCATTTTGGGTATAGATAAAACAACGGGATTTGCTGATCTTGTTAAAGTTCTACTAATTTTTGCTAAATCTTGTGAATCTTGCATAGCTCGATCTTTTTTAATAAAACTTTTAGCAATTGACGTAATTCTTGGATCTTCTTTAAGATATCTGGCAAGTTTTTTAGCTTCTCCTTCATCAGCCCACATACCTTGGCAATGCGGACATTTGTCCAAAAAGACGTTAGAATCATAGGCATAATTAAATACTTTAAGTTTCTGATTACATCTGGGACAAACTTTATCTTTGTTCTCTTTAACGCTATTCAAGGTTTTTACTATACGTTCATTAAACAACTGTGGTATTTGCGGAGAAATTTCTTCGCTCTCTGTTAAAGTCCTGACAAAATCTACTAATTCGTCTGAATCAAACCATGTACCCTTACAACGAGGGCAAATATCTACAAATGCTGATTTAAATTTTATCTCTACTAAATTACTTGAACAAACTGGGCATTTCATTTTCTAAAATTCTCAACGTTTTTTCAAAACATCAAATTTTCCAAAACCTCAAGTGCTTTTTGGGCATCTTCTTCTTTAACTAATAATCGCGTTCCACCAGTGACCAGTGATAAACTAGGGTAAATACCGCCACAATCATCAGTAGAAACAATAGCTTCAATATCACTGTCTTCAAGGAAACTCTTTGCAAGCTCAGCTTCTATTCTATTATTATAATTTTTAATACAAATTAAATCAGGCATTGCTAGCCAGTATGCAGGAATTTATTTCCCAACACTACTATCTGCAGGATTAGATTAGTATAGATTCCTGCAACTGCATCATCAAGCATTACTCCCCAGCCATGAGGGAGTTTCTCTGCCATCTTAGCAGGGAATGGTTTAAGAATGTCGAATATACGGAATAGTATGAAGCCTGTTATAATATAAAATGGACGAAAAGGTACCATTGTCAATGCTATGAGAATTCCAAAGACCTCATCAAGAACAAATTTCCTGCAGTCTTTTTTTCCAAATACTTCTTCTGCTTTTTTGCCAATAAGGATTCCTACAATAAATAATAGACCAAGTATCAGAAAATATAATCCTGAAGAATAATGGTGGGATAGAATCCAATACAATCCCAATCCTGCTAAACTGCCAACAGTTCCGGGAGCGTATGGAGAATATCCAATAAGGAGAAAAGAGGATATTAGTCTAATTAAATTTTTCATTGATGAGCAGCTTCTCTAATGAGGTCCTTGTGCTCAATCATATAGCCAATACCAGAGATGACAGAGAAAATTACCACAACACTCATGACCCATGTTAGGAGGGAGTGCATCCATATATCCAGTGGCTTAGCATGCCATAGGACATTTTCCCATGAATTAAACACTATCATAGTATCTCTGATGCAAAGAGCAATAAGTGTTATTATTATAGCTGTAATCTGAGAGATAGTTTTATGCTTACCAAGCAGACCTGCGGTTATTATCACACCTTTGGTAGCCGCTAGATTACGAAGGCCTGTAATGATAAATTCTCTGCTTATTATTATGACAACCATCCATGAGGGAAAAAGCCCCATGCCAATGAACACAATAAGGGCAGACGCTACAAGTAATTTATCAGCAACTGGGTCCATCAATTTGCCAAAATTGGTTATCTTCTTTTCCCTGCGAGCGATAACCCCATCAAAAAAATCAGTAAGGGATGCCAGAATAAAGATAAGTAATGCCATATATTTACCAATCGCAATGTAAACTAAGTTATTAGAAACATGGTTTACCAACAAGGCAATAATAAGAAAAGGAATAGCCAGTATACGTATAAATGTTAATTTATTGGGCATGTTCATTATGGAATTTTTATCCCCTCTTTTGTTACAATAACCTTTTTAAAAACCTCTCCTTTTTTACCAAGAATGGGCATTTTTTTGCCATTTAACTCTATTACAACACCCCCAGCATTTCCTATTCTGAAATGAAATTTCTCTTTAGCATACCACACTTTCTCGTCTCCCTTATGCAATGTACCGCCAAATAATTTTTTGTCATCAGCAAAGATTCTAACCCATGTTTTATCTATTGCTGTGAATTTTAATTCCAGCAGCTCGCTTTCGCTTTTAACATATTTATCAAGAGCAGATTGATTTTTTAAGGGGAAAATATCTTTTTCATCGGATATGCCAGTATTTACAGAAGCAGGTTTTTTATTTATGGTTTTCTCACTAATTATAAGGCTGGTATCATCTGTTACTAATGGTGAATCTGCTATATCTGGAGCAGAATAATCACGTGTTTCTTCAAGCGTAATTCTGTCAACAGTATTAACAAAATGTCTAACTGTAGAAATGATTGCTATGAATAATGCTAAAATTAATGCTACAGCGGAGAGAAACAATAGCTTCTTTTTTGTTTTCCCGTCCGGACTTTTTTCTCTATAACTTTGAGAAGGTTTGGAGCATTGCTCATACTGCGTCAGGAGTTTTTCTGTATCTAAGCCAAGAAAGCTTGTATATCCTCTTAAAAATATTCTTGCATATTCAGGGGATGGCAGACTGTCAGCAGTGTCATTCTCCAATGCTTTAAGGTATGAAGGACTTATTTTTATTTGTGTATATACATCCTGAAGCCTTAATTTTTTTTCAAGCCTTGCTTTTTTTAAGACTTTGCCAATAGATTCCATGATTTCTTAAAATTTCCTTAGTTGTTTTAATAATTTGTTTATTTTAGACTTAATAAGCACTCTATCATCCTTAAATATTCTGTATTGTTCTTTAATATAATCTGATATTTTACTTGATTCTTCCAATTTCTTATATCTCTTATCCAACTCAAAAAGTTGCACCTGAAGAGAATTAACACTTTCCCTCAGAGTATCTCTTTCGCTTTTTATCTCCTGTATCTTTTGAAGTCTTTCCTGGATTTTTTGGTCTAAAACTTCTAATTTCTCGTCCAGCATTTTCCTACTTTCTTAAAGTAATATCTAATTGTGATATAAGCTTACGCCCTATCCTTGAATGCGCCTGATTTACTTCCTCGTCAGTAAGCGTTTTCTTATTGGAACGATAGCAAATCGAATAGGCCATACTTTTATGTCCAGAGAGAATTTGTTTGCCGCGATATATATCAAATAATTTTACGTCTTCAACAATCTCTCCACCAGCTTTCCACATTATGTTCATAATATCAGCATTAGATACGTTTTCTTTAATAGTAAAAGCTATGTCGCGCTCACTGGCCGGGTATTTGGGAACTGCCTTAAAAACAGGGGATAGGTTTATGTATTTTGATAAATTAGAGAACCCAATCTCAAGAAGAAACACCTTTTCATCAATGTTGTATTTCTCTAATACATTACTGCTAATTTCTCCTATTATGCCTATATTGCGTCCCTGAATATCTATGCTTGCTGAGCAATCAGAAGTAAATACCTGGTGCTTTTTATAGTATAGGCAATGGTCTTCAATCCCAAGTCTATACAAGATTGTTTCTAATATGCCCTTGATATCAAAGAAAGAAACGTTTCCCACAATCCCACAGCATAGGTATGTTTTCTCATGATATGAAGAATTATTTTCAAAGAATACCTGCCCAAGTTCATATAATTTAATTTCAGAAAGAGACCTGTTTAAGTTTCTCTTAATTACACTCAGCATCTCAGGTATTAGGCTTGTTCTCATTATATTTTGGTCATCTCCCAGAGGATTAGTAATTTTTACTCCATCAGAAGACAGACCAGTTTTATCTAGGTTTTCTGAGTTGGTAAAACTTGATGTGTATATCTCGGCCATGCCACATGAAGACAATATGTTCTTCAGAGCATCTGTTTGCTTTTCAAACTCTCCTTTGCCACATGAACTGGTTTGTCCTCGAGGCATTGTAGTATCAATGTTATTGTATCCATAGATGCGGGCAATTTCTTCAATCAGGTCTATTTCTCGCCTAATATCCTGACGATATGTAGGAACCAGTACCTTGATATTATTTAAACTATCCTGTTTGATTTCAAAACCCAGGTTTAGCATTATATGCTTTAACTTGTTTTTGGGTATGTCAATACCTAAAATTCGTTTTATTTGCTGGATTCTAAGTTGTATGTTTTGCTTATTGAATTTCTTTGGATAGATATCTACAATCCCTTTTACTGATTTTCCATGTGCGGTCTTTTCTATGAGATAGGCTGCTCTATTAAGTGCAGACACAACTCCATTCGGATCCACGCCTCTTTCAAAACGATACGATGATTCTGAAGATAACTCTAATGTTTTAGACGTCTTTCTTATGCACCCGGCATGAAAACAAGCACTTTCTAGAAATATATCTGTTGTTTGCTTATCTATCTCGGAACCAATACCTCCCATGATACCTGCAATAGCAATAGGAACTTTTTTATCTGCTATGACCAGCATATCCCGAGAGAGCTGTCTTTTACTCTCATCCAGAGCAACTATAGACTCATTTTGTCTTGCCCTTCTTATAGTAATTTGTTTACCTGATATTTTGTTGTAATCAAATGCATGAAGAGGCTGCCCTGTTTCCATCAAAACATAGTTCGTTATGTCAACAATATTATTTATAGGACGGATATTAACTGCTTTTAACCTATTTGCAAGCCATGATGGAGAAGGCTCTATTTTAACGTTGCGAATTATTCTCCCAGCATACCTGGAGCAGAGAGAAGTATCCTTTATTGATATGTCTATTAATTTTTCGATTTCTTTATTCGCACTGCATTTTTTTAGTGCCTGAGGATATTTAACATGTTTGTTTGTCAGTGTCTCAATCTCTCTTGCTATACCAATTATGCTTAAACAGTCTCCTCTATTTGCTGTAACTTCTATATCTAAAACAGGTTCATCAAGATTTGACAGCCTTTGTATGTCAGCAACTTCCAATCCTGACATGGTTAATTTTTCTGCAATTTCTTCAAGGGATAATTTTATGTCTATATATTCCTTCAACCAATTATAAGGGACCTTCATTACGCCTCCGCTAAAACTGTCTTAAAAATCTTAGATCATTTTCAAAAAACATTCGTATATCATGAATGTGGTATTTTATCATGGCAATTCTCTCAATACCCATGCCAAATGCAAATCCGCTATACTTTTCTGCATCGTAGTGCACCATTTTGAATACTTCTGGATCCACCATACCCGCGCCTCCTATTTCAAGCCATCCTGTATTTTTGCATATTCTGCACCCTTTGCCTTTGCAATTGACACAGGAGAACGCATACTCTGCGCTTGGTTCAGTAAAAGGAAAAAAGTCAGGTCTAAATCTGATTTTTGTCTGCCTGCCAAATAGCTGTCTTGCAAATACTTCCAGAACGCCCTTCAAGTCTCCAAACGTGATATTTGTATCTACAGCCAATCCTTCCACTTGATGAAATATTGGAGAGTGTGTAGCATCAGTTGCGTCTCTTCTGAAGCATCTGCCAGGAGCAATTACTCTTACAGGAGGTTTTTGTTTTTCCATAACGCGAATCTGAACCGGGGATGTATGTGTGCGCAGTAAGATTTTGTCTGTTATATAAAATGAATCATGTCCATCTCTGGCTGGATGATCTTCCGGTGTATTAAGTGCTTCGAAATTGTAGTATTCTGTTTCTATTTCAGGACCTGTTACTGTCTCAAAACCCAAGCCAAAGAATATCTCTTTGATTTCTTGAGTGATAAGTGTAAGGGGATGTTTAGTGCCAATTGAAGGACTGATTCCTGGAAGGGATATGTCTAATTTTGCCTCAGTTCTTTTTACTGATTTAATACTGGCAAGCTCCTCGCTAATCCTAGCACTTATATTAGTTTTTAAATTATTTAACAATCTGCCAAATACTGGTTTTTCATCATTTGATAATGCTGAAACTTGTTTTAACAGAGATGTGAGAACCCCTTTCCTTCCGAGGTATTTTACTCTTATTTCCTCCAAATGCTCAGGAAGAGAAATGTTTTTAATTTCAGAATCGAACTTTTCTTCTATTTCTTTAATCTTTGCTTTCAATATTCGTCTCCATACACGCAAAAGTACCTGCTAATTCTAGCACCTCAAGAGATTTTGTCAACGGTCTGCGCAACCAATGTTTGGTTTTTCGCTGTAGGCAGTATATGATCTTATAAATGAATGTTAAAACGAGCGTTATGAATTCCAGGTGCCCAGCCAACTCTTTGTGCCCACAGATCCATGAAATCCTTACTTTCAATAAGAACAGTCTGATGGTCAAGTCGTTTTGCGCCTTTTTTTTCATAGGCATCTGCTTGATTAGGACACATCAATTCTATCTTTAATCTATAAGGATGTTTTATGTTTTTAATTGGAAATGAATTTCTATTTTCTAATGCTTGTTTGGCTGTTTGACGCAATTCTTCTCTCACTTTTACCGGATTTTTATTAATAACAGAATAGCGGCTTAGCCCTATTTTTGTTTCCACAGTTTCAACTTTCCCAAGAAATTCTTTGGCCTCTCTACAAGCGGCTCTATCACCAGAGACAAGAATTGTCGGGACACCAAAGTATGAACATAAAAGTGCAAAGATGGCAATCTCGCCTACAGGCATGTCATTAAGCCACATATTGCTGCATGAATGGCTGTTAAAGGTATGATTCATAAAGCCATCCTTGACCCCTATCATGGAATGCGCTCCAATATGCAAAGCGGCATCATAACTTGCATCAACGCAAGTAATTGGAGTAACTCCTCCTCCGTATATCTTAAGCTCAGCTTTTGGATGAAGGTTTTCTATATGAATAGAATTGCTTCCGCCATGACCATCAATCACAATAATCTCTTTTGCACCAGCATTGGACAATCCTTCAACTACAGCATTGACTTCTTCTGTTAATAGACGACACGCAGTCTCTTCATTAATAATTTTGTTCCCAATCCCTGTATCAGCACAGCGACCATTTACACCGCTTGGTCCTTCCAAGTCTGTCATAACATATACTTTTTTTGTCTTTTGTCTGGCAGCCATTTTTACTCCTTATGATTTTATTTTTTATCTTTACCCTAAGTCTTCTAACAACATTCGAATATAAGCGATGTCCTGCTTTGCAAACAATTCTCGATCGCCTTGTCTTGGAGCTTCAATACAAATTGGACCCTGATATTCCTTTTCCTTGAGAATACGCAGAAATTCACGGTTATTGACAATCCCGTCTCCAAGACCACAGGCTATAAAACTGTTGTACGGTGTGTTTCGAAGACGAAATATGTTTTTTAGATGCACATAATATAGTCTGTTAGCACATATGTTAACGGTTTCGGAAAGCGAAACAGGTTTTGGAAAGCAGGCAATATTTGCGTAATCCAGATTAATTCCCACACTTTTCCTATCAATCATATCAACAAGTTTTTTTGCAGATTCAGGAATGTCGTGAATATAATTCATATGTGTTTCAAAGGCGAATCGAAATCCCAGCTCTGAAGCAAGATCGCCAAGCGTTTTAAATCTTTCTGCTGCCCATTTCCACTGGTCAGGAGTGGCAATTGCAGAACCTTGCTTGTCGTACTTGTAGCTTGGTTCAGCTTTTGTAGAGAGTGGGCCAGCCATTGTATTACAAACAGTAAGCTCAAACCGCTCGGCAGCCATTCTGTAAAACACAATGCACTCATTAATTTCTTTCTTTCG encodes:
- a CDS encoding DUF2007 domain-containing protein, which gives rise to MPDLICIKNYNNRIEAELAKSFLEDSDIEAIVSTDDCGGIYPSLSLVTGGTRLLVKEEDAQKALEVLENLMF
- a CDS encoding NfeD family protein translates to MRKVKTSFILLLLFLTLICPYRQFLHAEDGDVYIIPVHGIIDLGLASFVKRSVQEAEKANAKAVILDIKTYGGRVDAAVDIKDALSNLKMLTIAYVNPRAISAGALIALSCKHIIVAPGSMIGAASPVKIGFAGMSQEKTGEKEISFVRSAFRAAAEQNNHSTELAEAMVDQDIEVKKIIKKGKLLTLTGSEAVKIGLAKNEAKSIKEILRLFNLDKFSIKKTRTNWAEHVVRFLTHPIVSSLLLTLGFLGLLFEIKTPGWGVGGTISVIFLALFFWGHYIVGLANIMDIVLFIIGVVLLFTELFITPGFGFVGSGGLFCILAGIYLALVKQPIPKFSWEFNLLNNALYTISGAILASGTVFALLLKYLPKNKGLWSQLALSASEKQKNGFNASSTEMHTLVGKRGVAHTNLRPAGKAMIDDKLWSVMTDGDFIEEGAEIVVEKVEGNRILVKTWRQAD
- the floA gene encoding flotillin-like protein FloA (flotillin-like protein involved in membrane lipid rafts) encodes the protein MKVLMFILIAVAVLLVITIAKFFSLWLRAMVSGAPVSMIKLVIMRLRGVPASIIVNTRIMAVKAGLDISSDELEAHYLASDGQPIMGKPASGTYHVESVVKALISASKAEIALDFKKATAIDLAGRNVLEAVQTSVMPKVIDCPDPTKGASTVAAVAMDGIQLRAKARVTVKTNIQQLVGGATEETIIARVGEGIVTTIGSAQTHKKVLENPDMISKKVLEKGLDSGTAFEILSIDIADVDVGDNIGAILQTKQAEADKQIAQAKAESRRAMAVALEQEMKAKVVEMRAKVTEAEAEVPKAMADAFRKGNLGIMDYYKMKNIQADTGMRDSIADGTKETKSKKE
- a CDS encoding rhomboid family intramembrane serine protease; this translates as MFNERIVKTLNSVKENKDKVCPRCNQKLKVFNYAYDSNVFLDKCPHCQGMWADEGEAKKLARYLKEDPRITSIAKSFIKKDRAMQDSQDLAKISRTLTRSANPVVLSIPKMIIPLSDDTPRQRVPLVTIFIMILCVLIFIGQVFFIRDPFAFVQKFGLIPAHFLGIGLISSMFLHGGLLHLIGNMFFLWLFVSNVEDRFSRFGFLVFYLCCGLSANILHSFLNWNLSIPTMGASGAISGIMGAYFIFYPKARINIFVIYKILRVPAFLYLGVWVLFQLMFGFTFKTTGVSNIAWFAHIGGFIFGGLFAYFKKKAVIIKG
- a CDS encoding DUF4115 domain-containing protein yields the protein MESIGKVLKKARLEKKLRLQDVYTQIKISPSYLKALENDTADSLPSPEYARIFLRGYTSFLGLDTEKLLTQYEQCSKPSQSYREKSPDGKTKKKLLFLSAVALILALFIAIISTVRHFVNTVDRITLEETRDYSAPDIADSPLVTDDTSLIISEKTINKKPASVNTGISDEKDIFPLKNQSALDKYVKSESELLELKFTAIDKTWVRIFADDKKLFGGTLHKGDEKVWYAKEKFHFRIGNAGGVVIELNGKKMPILGKKGEVFKKVIVTKEGIKIP
- a CDS encoding NfeD family protein, translating into MWTIILLFIAGITFIFIEIFVPGGIFGLGGCLAIFGSIFLCFKNYPSLGFYALLLELVFAGIAIILALKFLPKTKFGQYVILSKKESKNEGFVSHDSLEDIKDKEGIALTLLRPAGKAEINGQKFDVVTEGGYVRKNEKVKVMMVSGKKIVVRKI
- the pgsA gene encoding CDP-diacylglycerol--glycerol-3-phosphate 3-phosphatidyltransferase, translating into MPNKLTFIRILAIPFLIIALLVNHVSNNLVYIAIGKYMALLIFILASLTDFFDGVIARREKKITNFGKLMDPVADKLLVASALIVFIGMGLFPSWMVVIIISREFIITGLRNLAATKGVIITAGLLGKHKTISQITAIIITLIALCIRDTMIVFNSWENVLWHAKPLDIWMHSLLTWVMSVVVIFSVISGIGYMIEHKDLIREAAHQ
- the pheS gene encoding phenylalanine--tRNA ligase subunit alpha translates to MKAKIKEIEEKFDSEIKNISLPEHLEEIRVKYLGRKGVLTSLLKQVSALSNDEKPVFGRLLNNLKTNISARISEELASIKSVKRTEAKLDISLPGISPSIGTKHPLTLITQEIKEIFFGLGFETVTGPEIETEYYNFEALNTPEDHPARDGHDSFYITDKILLRTHTSPVQIRVMEKQKPPVRVIAPGRCFRRDATDATHSPIFHQVEGLAVDTNITFGDLKGVLEVFARQLFGRQTKIRFRPDFFPFTEPSAEYAFSCVNCKGKGCRICKNTGWLEIGGAGMVDPEVFKMVHYDAEKYSGFAFGMGIERIAMIKYHIHDIRMFFENDLRFLRQF
- a CDS encoding phosphatidylglycerophosphatase A, with the translated sequence MKNLIRLISSFLLIGYSPYAPGTVGSLAGLGLYWILSHHYSSGLYFLILGLLFIVGILIGKKAEEVFGKKDCRKFVLDEVFGILIALTMVPFRPFYIITGFILFRIFDILKPFPAKMAEKLPHGWGVMLDDAVAGIYTNLILQIVVLGNKFLHTG
- the pheT gene encoding phenylalanine--tRNA ligase subunit beta, which produces MKVPYNWLKEYIDIKLSLEEIAEKLTMSGLEVADIQRLSNLDEPVLDIEVTANRGDCLSIIGIAREIETLTNKHVKYPQALKKCSANKEIEKLIDISIKDTSLCSRYAGRIIRNVKIEPSPSWLANRLKAVNIRPINNIVDITNYVLMETGQPLHAFDYNKISGKQITIRRARQNESIVALDESKRQLSRDMLVIADKKVPIAIAGIMGGIGSEIDKQTTDIFLESACFHAGCIRKTSKTLELSSESSYRFERGVDPNGVVSALNRAAYLIEKTAHGKSVKGIVDIYPKKFNKQNIQLRIQQIKRILGIDIPKNKLKHIMLNLGFEIKQDSLNNIKVLVPTYRQDIRREIDLIEEIARIYGYNNIDTTMPRGQTSSCGKGEFEKQTDALKNILSSCGMAEIYTSSFTNSENLDKTGLSSDGVKITNPLGDDQNIMRTSLIPEMLSVIKRNLNRSLSEIKLYELGQVFFENNSSYHEKTYLCCGIVGNVSFFDIKGILETILYRLGIEDHCLYYKKHQVFTSDCSASIDIQGRNIGIIGEISSNVLEKYNIDEKVFLLEIGFSNLSKYINLSPVFKAVPKYPASERDIAFTIKENVSNADIMNIMWKAGGEIVEDVKLFDIYRGKQILSGHKSMAYSICYRSNKKTLTDEEVNQAHSRIGRKLISQLDITLRK